One Brassica napus cultivar Da-Ae chromosome C4, Da-Ae, whole genome shotgun sequence genomic region harbors:
- the LOC106391049 gene encoding phosphatidylinositol N-acetylglucosaminyltransferase subunit P: MEEAHSVNSPRRVLSFSKRKKQKPFGFQDSDSTRSSPFRASHVQGPKPSEVYGFVGSISTVVATLIFLIWAYVPDKLLESIGIHYYPSRYWVLAMPTYLMVTLLLGLAFYIGLNFIATPHPTSLNTLFDEYSREPGEIDSQMEEGDESPIDPISDIDITRINDLMFNSSDVM, encoded by the exons ATGGAAGAAGCTCATTCAGTGAACAGTCCAAGGCGGGTTCTTAGCTTCTCCAAGAGAAAGAAGCAAAAGCCCTTCGGTTTCCAGGATTCAGACAGCACAAGGTCATCTCCGTTCAGAGCATCACATGTTCAGGGACCTAAACCCTCTGAGGTGTATGGTTTTGTAGGCTCCATCTCTACCGTTGTTGCCACATTGATCTTCTTGATATGGGCTTATGTACCTGATAAACTGTTGGAGTCTATAGGGATCCATTACTACCCAAGCAGGTACTGGGTGTTGGCTATGCCCACGTACCTGATGGTGACTTTGCTGCTAGGTTTGGCGTTTTACATTGGTCTCAACTTCATCGCCACTCCACACCCTACCTCTCTCAATACCTTGTTTG ATGAGTATAGTCGAGAGCCTGGGGAAATTGATTCTCAGATGGAGGAAGGGGACGAGAGTCCTATAGATCCAATCTCTGACATTGATATTACAAGAATCAATGATCTTATGTTCAACTCAAGTGATGTCATGTGA